A genome region from Panthera leo isolate Ple1 chromosome A2, P.leo_Ple1_pat1.1, whole genome shotgun sequence includes the following:
- the LMOD2 gene encoding leiomodin-2, protein MSTFGYRRGLSKYESIDEDELLASLSAEELKELERELEDIEPDHSLPVGLRQKSLTEKTPTGTFSREALMAYWEKESQKLLEKERLGECGKVAEEDKEESEEELVFTGTNSEISEEVYTEEEEEEEEEEEEEEEEEGTAEKEKGINGTINYDSTDSDNSKPKTFKSQIENINLTNGHSGRNTESPAAIHPCGNPTVIEDALEKIRNDDPDTTEVNLNNIENITSQTLARFAEALKGNTVVKTFSLANTRADDGAAMAIAEMLKVNRYITNVNVESNFITGKGILAIMRALQHNTVLTELRFHNQRHIMGSQVEMEIVKLLRENTTLLRLGYHFELPGPRMSMTSLLTRNMDKQRQKRMQEQKQQEGRDGGANLRTKVWQRGTPGSSPQASPRHSPWSSPKLPKKVQTVRGSRPPSPVVPPPPPPPPPPPPPPQKLPPPPPPPPPPLPEKKLITRNIAEVIKQQESAQRALQNGRKKKKGKKGKKQPNNILKEIKNSLRSVQEKKVEDTSRPSTPLRSAHENLMEAIRGSSIKQLRRVEVPEALR, encoded by the exons ATGTCTACCTTTGGCTACAGGAGAGGACTTAGCAAATATGAATCCATCGATGAGGATGAACTTCTCGCTTCCCTGTCAGCTGAGGAGCTGAAGGAGCTAGAGAGGGAGTTGGAAGACATTGAACCTGATCACAGCCTTCCCGTGGGGCTAAGGCAAAAGAGTCTGACCGAGAAAACCCCCACGGGGACATTCAGCAGAGAGGCACTGATGGCCTATTGGGAAAAGGAGTCCCAAAAACTCTTGGAgaaggagaggctgggggagtGTGGAAAG GTTgcagaagaagacaaagaagagagtgaggaagagctTGTTTTCACTGGAACTAACAGTGAGATTTCTGAGGAGGTGTatacagaagaggaggaggaggaggaagaggaggaggaggaagaggaggaagaggaaggaacagcTGAGAAGGAGAAAGGTATTAATGGAACTATAAATTACGATAGCACCGATTCTGATAACTCTAAGCCAAAGACATTTAAAAGTCAAATCGAAAACATAAATTTGACCAATGGCCACAGTGGAAGGAACACAGAGTCGCCAGCTGCCATTCACCCTTGCGGAAATCCTACCGTGATTGAGGATGCCTTGGAAAAGATAAGGAACGACGACCCTGACACCACAGAGGTCAACTTGAACAACATCGAGAACATCACGTCGCAGACCCTCGCCCGCTTCGCCGAGGCACTCAAGGGCAACACGGTGGTGAAGACCTTCAGTCTGGCCAACACACGCGCGGACGACGGCGCGGCCATGGCCATTGCGGAAATGCTCAAAGTCAACCGGTACATCACCAACGTCAACGTGGAGTCCAACTTTATCACGGGCAAGGGGATCCTGGCCATAATGCGGGCTCTGCAGCACAACACGGTGCTCACGGAGCTCCGCTTCCACAACCAGAGGCACATCATGGGCAGCCAGGTGGAGATGGAGATCGTCAAGCTGCTCAGGGAGAACACCACGCTGCTGAGGCTGGGTTACCATTTTGAGCTCCCAGGACCAAGAATGAGCATGACGAGCCTCTTAACGAGAAATATGGATAAACAGAGGCAGAAGCGGATGCAGGAACAAAAACAGCAAGAGGGCCGTGATGGAGGAGCCAATCTTAGGACCAAAGTCTGGCAGAGAGGAACACCTGGCTCTTCCCCTCAGGCATCTCCCAGGCACTCTCCCTGGTCATCCCCCAAACTCCCCAAGAAAGTCCAGACTGTGAGGGGGAGCCGCCCTCCATCTCCTGTggtcccaccccctcctcctcccccacccccccctcctcctcctccccaaaagctgccacctcctcccccaccccctccccctccactcccagAGAAAAAACTCATCACTCGAAACATCGCAGAAGTCATCAAACAACAGGAGAGTGCCCAGCGGGCATTACAAAATGGacggaagaagaaaaaagggaaaaagggtAAGAAACAGCCAAACAATAtcctaaaggaaattaaaaattcccTGAGGTCAGTGCAAGAGAAGAAAGTGGAAGACACTTCCCGACCTTCTACCCCACTGAGATCAGCTCATGAGAACCTCATGGAAGCTATTCGGGGAAGCAGCATAAAACAGCTAAGGCGG GTGGAAGTTCCAGAAGCTCTGCGATAA